The Acinonyx jubatus isolate Ajub_Pintada_27869175 chromosome D1, VMU_Ajub_asm_v1.0, whole genome shotgun sequence genome includes a window with the following:
- the LOC106986251 gene encoding olfactory receptor 9G1, with protein MERSNHTATEFILVGFTTDPTMQLVLFGVFLGVYSLTVVGNTSLVVLICKDSRLHTPMYFFIGNLSFLDLWYSTVYTPKILMTCISEDKSISFAGCVCQFFFSAGLAYSECYLLAAMAYDRYMAISKPLLYSQAMSVKLCASLVASSYLGGFINSSIITKRTFALNFCSGNVIDDFFCDLLPLVKLACGKKDGYQTVLYFLLASNVITPTVLILASYLFIIATILRIRSTQGRLKAFSTCSSHLISVTLYYGSILYIYSRPQSSYSLDRDKIVSTFYTVVFPVLNPMIYSLRNKDVKEALDKLIK; from the coding sequence ATGGAGAGAAGCAATCACACAGCGACGGAATTCATCCTGGTGGGTTTCACCACAGACCCAACGATGCAGCTGGTCCTGTTTGGGGTATTCCTTGGTGTGTACTCTCTGACTGTGGTAGGAAATACCTCCCTCGTGGTGTTGATCTGTAAAGACTCCCGGCTGCACACacctatgtattttttcattgggAATCTATCTTTTCTGGATCTCTGGTATTCCACTGTCTACACCCCAAAGATCCTCATGACCTGCATCTCTGAAGACAAAAGCATCTCCTTTGCTGGCTGTGTATGTCAGTTCTTCTTCTCTGCTGGGCTGGCATACAGTGAGTGTTACCTGTTGGCTGCCATGGCTTATGACCGCTACATGGCCATCTCAAAGCCATTGCTTTACTCTCAGGCTATGTCCGTAAAGCTATGTGCATCTTTGGTAGCATCTTCATACCTTGGTGGCTTTATTAACTCTTCTATTATCACCAAAAGAACTTTTGCCTTGAACTTCTGCAGTGGCAATGTCATTGATGACTTTTTTTGTGATTTGCTTCCCCTGGTGAAGTTGGCTTGTGGCAAAAAAGATGGCTACCAGACTGTGCTCTACTTCCTCCTGGCCTCCAATGTCATCACCCCCACAGTGCTCATCCTCGCTTCCTACCTGTTCATCATTGCCACCATCTTGAGGATCCGTTCCACCCAAGGCCGCCTCAAAGCTTTCTCCACCTGTTCCTCCCACCTGATCTCTGTCACCTTGTACTATGGCTCCATTCTCTACATCTATTCTCGTCCCCAGTCTAGCTATTCTTTGGACAGGGACAAAATAGTTTCTACATTTTACACTGTGGTATTCCCCGTGTTGAACCCCATGATCTATAGCCTGAGAAATAAGGATGTGAAAGAGGCTCTGGATAAACTCATTAAATAA